In Scylla paramamosain isolate STU-SP2022 chromosome 30, ASM3559412v1, whole genome shotgun sequence, the following are encoded in one genomic region:
- the LOC135115846 gene encoding myb-like protein Q translates to MAKLLESSHHWMGTSMAGASVRQSDTYQAQVQAAWQKSWNQTQSLLQNLRFRERGPLKSWRPETMAEAIHAVLKEGLSLSQAARKYDIPYPTFVLYANRVHNLLGPSQEPGDMRPKGRGRPQRILLGSWPEEQIKGVIRAVVFRDTAMFKENEHKYGSGNKTKENKQPTTPKVPREDPNAIAVKPNGPALPTVSGILSSLNIDNPDTNSSLSTTPSTPIPTTPAPSTPAPSTPLQTPSTTPAATTPIALPLTTPPTPCSMIASAAGSPGSVDTRLASSTMGSSSPPLTSNLASACLTSITLTSSSVSSPVFSVTTTSNGSINNNNGSTVATGSSGEEPPPGSPSSGVLQRQTPPQHTPQPQQQQQGEEEQQQQQQLQQQQQQQQQQQQQQQQQQQQQMMQDQQKLKQEEDLSQNFQQDPQQQQQDQQNQQLLQQQQQQQQQQQQQQQQQQQQQQQQQQQQQQQQQQQQQQQQCVKKEQLPTVPQQQQLQSPYPMQRPATHPNPLHNPHQNPLQCPSPTQHPAAALHSQQQQQQQQQQQQQQQQQQQQQQQRHHRPQHPNQLQNQLSQGQMPQRQMPQSQRGPPQRHHSQHAQLGALLPGALTSPLATSLASPVHLARLFGEGSHPHLPAHQPPQHPAAPINPFHPGFPRQPHPSAALQVMNAMNSLSPHTSRINSNDLDAASEALLFSKLTNPQMNPSQGNGDAMGRAGPPQNQYDNHGDAASLTNMVNRASLMYRDGLDAIKTEPEPILN, encoded by the exons ACACCTATCAAGCGCAGGTACAAGCGGCCTGGCAGAAGAGTTGGAACCAGACCCAGTCCCTCCTGCAGAATCTGCGGTTCAGGGAGCGAGGACCTCTCAAGTCGTGGCGGCCCGAGACCATGGCTGAGGCTATCCACGCCGTGCTGAAGGAAGGCCTGTCGCTCTCCCAG GCGGCCCGGAAATACGACATCCCGTACCCGACCTTCGTGCTGTACGCCAACCGAGTGCACAACCTGCTGGGGCCGTCACAGGAGCCCGGGGACATGAGGCCCAAGGGTCGCGGCCGCCCTCAGCGAATCCTGCTGGGATCGTGGCCTGAGGAGCAGATCAAGGGCGTCATCAGGGCTGTCGTGTTCCGAGACACTGCCATGTTCAAGGAGAATGAACACAAGTACGGCAGCGGCAACAAGACGAAG gAGAACAAGCAGCCAACCACGCCCAAGGTGCCAAGG GAGGATCCTAATGCCATCGCAGTGAAGCCCAATGGCCCAGCCCTCCCTACAGTGTCCGGCATCCTCTCCAGCCTCAACATCGATAACCCAGACACCAACAGCAGCCTCTCCACAACCCCCAGCACGCCCATTCCCACCACACCAGCCCCATCAACTCCAGCACCTTCAACCCCCCTGCAGACACCCTCCACCacacccgccgccaccacccccATTGCCCTGCCCCTCACCACGCCTCCCACACCATGCAGCATGATCGCATCTGCTGCTGGAAGTCCTGGATCAGTGGACACACGGCTGGCCTCCTCCACCATGGGaagctcctctcctcctcttacctccaaCTTGGCATCAGCCTGCCTCACCAGCatcaccctcacctcctcctctgtctcctccccAGTCTtcagtgtcaccaccaccagtaacggcagtattaacaacaacaatggttcCACTGTTGCCACAGGTAGCAGTGGTGAAGAGCCCCCTCCAGGGAGTCCATCCTCAGGGGTGCTGCAGAGACAGACACCACCCCAGCACACACCtcagccacagcagcagcagcagggagaggaggaacaacagcagcagcagcaactccaacagcaacaacaacagcaacaacaacaacaacagcaacagcaacagcagcaacaacagcagatGATGCAAGACCAGCAGAAGctaaaacaggaggaggatctCTCACAGAATTTTCAACAAGATcctcaacagcagcagcaggatcagCAAAACCAGCAGCTgctacagcaacagcaacagcagcagcaacagcagcaacaacaacagcagcaacaacagcagcagcaacaacaacaacagcagcagcagcagcagcagcagcagcagcagcagcagcagcagcagtgcgtGAAGAAGGAGCAGCTTCCCACAGtgccacaacagcagcagctccAGTCACCATACCCTATGCAGCGGCCAGCCACCCACCCTAACCCTCTCCACAACCCCCACCAGAACCCTCTTCAGTGTCCCAGCCCCACCCAGCATCCTGCAGCTGCCCTTCAttctcagcagcagcagcagcaacaacaacaacagcagcagcaacagcaacagcaacagcagcagcagcaacagcgacACCATAGGCCACAACACCCCAACCAGCTGCAGAACCAGCTGAGCCAAGGCCAGATGCCCCAGAGGCAGATGCCCCAGAGCCAGCGTGGCCCCCCTCAGCGCCACCATTCCCAGCATGCCCAGCTGGGGGCCCTCCTGCCTGGGGCACTCACCTCACCTCTTGCTACCTCCCTGGCATCCCCTGTCCACTTGGCACGCCTCTTTGGTGAGGGAAGTCACCCCCACCTGCCAGCCCACCAGCCACCCCAGCACCCCGCAGCCCCCATCAACCCCTTCCACCCGGGCTTCCCCCGCCAGCCTCACCCATCCGCTGCACTTCAGGTCATGAATGCCATGAACAGCCTCAGCCCCCACACCTCCCGAATTAATTCCAATGACCTCGATGCAGCTTCTGAGGCGCTCCTGTTCAGCAAGCTGACCAACCCTCAGATGAACCCCAGCCAAGGTAATGGGGATGCCATGGGCCGTGCTGGGCCTCCTCAGAACCAGTATGACAATCATGGAGATGCTGCCTCCCTCACCAACATGGTTAACCGTGCATCGCTAATGTACCGTGACGGCCTTGACGCTATCAAAACTGAACCTGAACCTATTCTAAATTGA
- the LOC135115847 gene encoding small ribosomal subunit protein eS8 isoform X1, with amino-acid sequence MGISRDHWHKRRATGGKRTQPRKKRKFELGRPAANTKLGPQRIHTVRTRGGNKKYRALRLDTGNFAWGSEGQTRKTRVVDVVYNASNNELVRTKTLVKNAIVVIDAAPFRQWYESHYALPLGRKKTTKLTDAEEAVLNKKRSKKTEKKYKERQRTAKVESPLEDQFMTGRVLACISSRPGQCGRADGYILEGKELEFYLRKIKSKKSNK; translated from the exons ATGG gTATCTCGCGCGACCACTGGCATAAACGGCGCGCCACTGGTGGCAAGCGCACGCAACCTCgcaagaagaggaagtttgAGCTCGGCCGCCCTGCAGCTAACACAAAG CTCGGCCCCCAGAGGATCCATACTGTTCGGACTCGTGGCGGCAACAAGAAGTACCGTGCTCTCCGCCTGGATACTGGAAACTTTGCGTGGGGCTCTGAAG GCCAGACCAGGAAAACGCgtgtggtggatgtggtgtACAACGCCAGTAACAATGAGCTGGTGCGTACCAAGACACTGGTGAAGAATGCCATCGTTGTTATTGATGCTGCACCCTTCAGGCAGTGGTATGAGAGTCACTATGCCCTCCCTCTCGGCCGCAAGAAGACCACCAAGCTG acTGATGCTGAAGAAGCTGTCCTCAACAAGAAGAGGTCCAAGAAGACCGAAAAGAAGTACAAGGAACGTCAGCGCACTGCTAAGGTGGAGTCACCCCTTGAGGACCAGTTCATGACTGGCCGTGTTCTTG CCTGCATCTCCTCCCGCCCTGGCCAGTGTGGCCGTGCTGATGGCTACATCCTCGAGGGCAAGGAGCTCGAGTTCTACCTTAGGAAGATCAAGAGCAAGaagagtaataaataa